A portion of the Intestinibacillus sp. Marseille-P6563 genome contains these proteins:
- a CDS encoding amidohydrolase, with translation MQSLCIHHARILPMEGGEVACGFVLVQQGKIAAFGPMDEMPDVSDAIQLDAAGGVITPGLIDVHSHLGLYEDSLGFEGADGNEDTDPVTPHLRVIDGINPMERAFGESLAAGVTTVVVSPGSANPIGGQLAAVRTWGRRIDDMILKAPIGMKFAFGENPKSVYHDKEETPVTRMATAALIRENLRKAQEYHDRKQKALEHEEDDLPDFDAKMEALEAVITGELPAHIHAHRADDMFTALRICKEFGVTPILVHGTEGHLVADLLAGEGVPVISGPFMTDRSKPELHNLTEASPGLLAKGGVPVAITTDHPEIPVKFLRLAAAVAVQAGMDENEALRAITINGAKIVGLDDRIGSIAPGKDADLVVWSGHPLDFRSHVQTVVSAGQIAYRRKNDENH, from the coding sequence ATGCAGTCTCTTTGTATCCACCACGCCCGCATCCTGCCCATGGAGGGCGGGGAGGTCGCGTGTGGTTTTGTACTCGTGCAGCAGGGCAAAATCGCGGCCTTTGGACCTATGGACGAAATGCCGGATGTATCGGACGCCATCCAGTTGGACGCCGCCGGAGGTGTCATAACGCCCGGCCTCATCGATGTGCACTCCCACCTGGGGCTTTATGAGGATTCGCTGGGCTTTGAAGGCGCGGACGGCAACGAGGACACCGACCCGGTGACCCCGCACCTGCGCGTCATCGATGGCATCAATCCCATGGAGCGCGCCTTCGGCGAATCGCTCGCCGCTGGGGTGACCACGGTCGTCGTCAGTCCGGGCAGTGCCAACCCGATTGGCGGCCAGCTGGCAGCGGTACGCACCTGGGGCCGCCGCATCGACGATATGATTTTAAAGGCCCCCATTGGGATGAAGTTCGCCTTTGGCGAAAACCCCAAGAGCGTTTACCACGACAAGGAAGAAACCCCGGTCACTCGCATGGCGACCGCAGCGCTCATCCGGGAAAACCTGCGCAAGGCGCAGGAATATCACGACCGCAAGCAAAAGGCACTCGAACATGAAGAGGACGACCTGCCCGATTTCGATGCCAAGATGGAAGCACTGGAAGCGGTCATCACCGGCGAACTGCCGGCTCACATCCATGCGCACCGCGCGGACGATATGTTTACCGCTCTGCGCATCTGCAAGGAATTTGGCGTTACACCCATTTTGGTGCACGGCACCGAGGGGCATTTGGTGGCCGATCTGCTGGCCGGGGAAGGGGTACCGGTCATCAGCGGGCCGTTTATGACCGACCGCTCCAAACCTGAACTGCACAACCTGACCGAAGCGTCTCCCGGCCTGCTGGCGAAGGGCGGGGTGCCGGTGGCCATTACGACCGACCACCCGGAAATCCCGGTCAAGTTCCTGCGGCTGGCGGCCGCAGTGGCTGTGCAGGCTGGCATGGACGAAAACGAGGCGCTGCGCGCCATCACGATAAATGGCGCCAAAATCGTGGGCTTGGACGACCGCATCGGCTCGATCGCCCCCGGCAAGGACGCCGACTTGGTCGTGTGGAGCGGGCATCCGCTGGATTTCCGCAGCCACGTGCAGACGGTCGTCAGCGCCGGACAGATCGCATATAGGAGGAAGAATGATGAGAACCATTGA
- the hpf gene encoding ribosome hibernation-promoting factor, HPF/YfiA family: MKITIVERKVKIADDLRAYATKKVEKLDRYFQTDATSTITFSELRGRQTVEITVNNKGMIVRAEETTTDMFASVDGAINHIERQIRKNKTRLEKRLRSGAFEKMAAQNADVEEETFEVIRHKRFAVQDMTVDEAILQMNLLGHQFFFFKNADNGDTPAVIYKRASGGYGLIESE; the protein is encoded by the coding sequence ATGAAGATCACCATCGTCGAAAGAAAGGTTAAAATTGCCGATGATCTGCGCGCTTACGCCACGAAAAAAGTGGAAAAGCTCGATCGCTATTTCCAGACCGATGCGACCTCTACGATCACGTTCAGTGAACTGAGAGGACGGCAGACGGTCGAAATCACGGTAAACAATAAGGGCATGATCGTGCGCGCGGAGGAAACGACTACGGACATGTTTGCGTCGGTGGACGGCGCGATTAACCATATTGAACGTCAGATCCGCAAGAACAAGACCCGCCTGGAAAAGCGCCTGCGCAGCGGTGCGTTTGAAAAGATGGCAGCACAGAATGCCGACGTGGAAGAGGAGACCTTCGAAGTCATCCGCCACAAGCGCTTTGCTGTACAGGACATGACCGTGGATGAAGCTATCCTGCAAATGAATCTGCTGGGCCACCAGTTCTTCTTCTTTAAGAATGCAGACAACGGCGATACCCCGGCGGTCATCTACAAGAGAGCATCCGGCGGCTATGGCCTGATCGAAAGTGAATAA
- a CDS encoding fumarate hydratase, translated as MRTIDVKEITALVERLCMQANYHLPCDVRASFVRGREQEQSPLGREIFDEMLRNCDLAAQNEVPICQDTGFAVIFAEIGQDVHLAGGAFEDAVNEGVRRGYENGYLRKSIVSDPLRRVNTDDNTPAMLNTRIVPGDKVKIIVAPKGGGSENMSAMKMFTPAASRETIIDWIAETVVKAGSNPCPPVILGVGLGGTADKAAYLAKAALLRPVDQVNPDPFYAEMEQAIVDKVNASGVGPQGLGGTVTALSCAIEPYPTHIASLPCALSIGCHVTRHAEGIL; from the coding sequence ATGAGAACCATTGATGTAAAGGAAATCACCGCTCTAGTTGAGCGGCTGTGCATGCAGGCCAATTATCATTTGCCGTGCGATGTGCGCGCATCCTTTGTGCGCGGCCGGGAACAGGAGCAGTCGCCCCTCGGCCGGGAAATCTTTGACGAGATGCTGCGCAACTGCGATCTGGCGGCACAAAACGAGGTGCCCATCTGTCAGGATACCGGGTTTGCCGTGATTTTTGCCGAGATCGGTCAGGACGTACATCTGGCTGGCGGCGCGTTTGAAGACGCGGTCAACGAAGGTGTGCGCCGCGGCTATGAAAACGGGTACTTGCGCAAATCGATCGTGAGTGACCCGCTGCGCCGCGTCAATACCGACGACAACACCCCGGCCATGCTGAACACCCGCATCGTGCCCGGCGACAAGGTCAAAATCATCGTCGCACCCAAGGGCGGCGGCAGCGAAAACATGAGCGCTATGAAGATGTTCACCCCCGCGGCCAGCCGCGAAACCATCATCGACTGGATTGCGGAAACGGTCGTAAAGGCAGGGTCCAACCCTTGTCCGCCAGTCATCCTGGGCGTGGGCCTGGGCGGTACGGCCGACAAGGCGGCCTATCTGGCCAAGGCAGCGCTGCTGCGTCCGGTCGATCAGGTCAATCCCGACCCGTTCTATGCCGAAATGGAGCAGGCCATCGTCGACAAGGTCAACGCTTCGGGCGTGGGACCGCAGGGCCTGGGCGGCACGGTCACGGCGCTTTCGTGCGCCATTGAGCCGTATCCGACCCACATCGCCAGCCTGCCGTGCGCACTGTCCATCGGTTGCCATGTGACCCGCCACGCCGAGGGGATTTTATAA